acagattttttttaatcttgcacAAAATAAGGCACAAACCAAAAATAAAAGTAGTCACATTCTCTTTTCTGTACTTATGAGTGCAATCAAAAATTCTAGTGCAAATCCCATCCATGCACCTAACTAATGTCTGTTGTAAAACTTTGTGATAAGGAGCAGTTCATTCTAAAGaagttttttgtaaatgtgaAAGTTCTTTGTTGTGTTCCTTGTGTCATTTGATATCATTGTATCTGCCTTCATTGCTGTCTTTAAGCTACACTGAAGTGGAAGATACACAGAGGAAATGAAAGGCCAGCATTCCAATAATGCACTGCTCATGTCATGGAGCCTTGAATCTAGGAATCCTGCTCAGAGGGACATTCATAAACTGTCTGCATCAACTTGAAGTGTCTACATTCCAGTACCTGAAATAACAACATAACTGATTGCTTTTGAAATTTGATATTGGTTTAGACAtattgttagtttcccaggtgccctcagtcatgtgccttttgcgctgataaacttcagtcactctttactgttgCATTGCAAATTGAAGTGATGATTACCCCTCTCCCAGCAGTTGATGAGGAGAACAATGGTAGGGAGCAAGATAGCTCCCTGACACCGGTACAGCTAAAAATACTTCCATGCCCCACctaaatatagatataataaCAACACTTAAAAATTCAAGTATGGCTTCTGAATTTGGATTTGGACATTCTGAAATTTTCCGACAAACTCCTTGAAGTACACAAACTAGAAGCAGCAAGGCTTCTTTTAGCTCAAAAATGGAAAACCAATCTTATTCCCTCAATGCTAGAACTAAAAAACTTTATCAGCCTCTCAGGAACGCTTGAATATCACAACACAAGGATTAAAAACTGTCTAAGTTACCACCATAAGAAATGGGACTCATGGAAGAACTTCACTGAGGCTGATACCCAGAAATTATagttagtgataagtgaatctgtcccatttcacttcaccataaaatttgcgaaacgcatttgccgcccacacttttttgatgcaacagcacGCGATTtaacacgaccgtgcccaatttgacaaatTTTTACCCAactaattttcactgaagtttggcgaaacaatgcgccaatggtgaaatgccactgcgaatccatgcctgataaaaaaaatttgtgcatcactaattataactaataatttatattaattgttcttcataatttttttcttctctgttttctttttccttctctttctatGCTTTCTCTACCTGTGATTGTCTGGCTTAACGTGTACAGACACATTCAATATTTGAGATACATGTAGATATAATGCAAATcttcactgttaaaaaaaaattaaagtatggCTCACCCAGTCTCATTCAATTACCTTTTgattatctaaaagcagttctattgtgtagcgctggctccttttgaatgcttaaaatcaggcacaatgcactgagatggcgcctacacaccaatattacagctaaaaaaatatatttgttcaagaataaaagtttaaaccaccatttgataaatgataggaatgaatagaaaggtgCTGAGTGTTTCTGTGGTtaattctaaactcacattttgacaaatctgccaaAATATTTCCCCGCACTCACAGGATATTGAAAAAAATCTTGTTTTGCATTagctaatgaaaaataaaaagctaaTACATCTTCGCTTCAATTTATTtagggaagattgaaattctctatttttcagtgtgtaaataagaggatttagcacagggcccaggacaatgtacagcagggagaaatacttgtctctttccagggaataacttTTGGTAGGtcttacatacaaaaaaaaagctgtcccataaagggttatcacacaggccaggtgagaagcacaggtagaaaaggctttttgtctcccctctgaggattgtattttcaggatagcagagatgataaatatgtatgaggtcagagtaaggaggaaggaattgaaAAGCAGaaatgtcccttcaatgtaaattacaagttccacactaaaagtgctgctgcaggaaagttttagcaatggtgtgaaatcacagaaaaaatggttaataagatgggaagcacaatatgatagtttagacaTAAGTACAATAAGGCCAACAGGGTCAAGAAACccaccagtgaatgctgcagttataagcccagcacagtgtttcctgctcattcgggcaatgtaatgaaggggatcacagatggcaacataacgatcatatgccatggccgtcaggagaaagtattcactggcagccaaggacccaaaaacatacatttgagtcatacaccccaagaatgaaatgttattttgttgggtgagaagaatatgtagcaaattaggtaaaacagttGAGGGGACAGAGATGTCTATGACTGAAAGGTTCTgtaagaatatgtacatgggggtgtgtaagtgaggattgcatgaaatgactaagaatatgatgagatttcccagcagaatgatgagatagattccaaggaatagcacaaaaagagagatatgaagctcaggagtatctgagaacccttggatgataaatcctgaaacattttgttGACTTCCTGAGGCCATTTGtcaagtcttccttcctgtgtaAACAAAAGTAAACCagtagtaagaaaaaaaatgtatatataaatagatatgtatatatagattgaATAATGTACCCAAAGGCCCATTGTTATTCCATCGATATATAGTTTTTACATACAATTGGATACTGCTGCTGTGTTTAAGTTACACCACAACTTTGGTAGTGGGAAAAATATGTGGCAGAATTTGTGAATTTATCTTTACAAAGTGAAAATTGGTACTATAGTCATGCATACTAAACACACACAGTGGCCATACCCAGGCAAACCTCAGTCTCATTTGTTAGTGTTTTCTAGTATTTGTGCTTAATGTCCATTTCACTGTGACTAAAAGATGGCACAGCAGGGAAATGGAAAACATGCCCAAAATAAccatatgcaaataaaatatacactgcacaaactttataaatgacccaatGTATTTGCAAATGTTGGCAGAAGAGTCAGTGGAGTAGCTGTGAAACAATATGGCTGGCAGAGCGTTCACTCCATTCACCAATTGAGAAAGAACCTAGGAGTCAGTCACTTTTGTGCTGGTTTGTTTCACATTTTGTTGACTACAAATAACAACTGTATAAAAGAGATTACACCACTTCATGTCAATAGGAATATGTCAGTGTGGCTATTGTGTGGTTCATTTAAGCAGATATTGTTCTTATTTATGCACAGGAGAATTTCAGCCATAACatcatttgggaaagcagcgcaAGGGTGGATCattccaaagtgaatcattcacaagtgaactgaaatGGAGTTTAATAAGAGGACCAACAAGGGAGCAATGGCAGAAGACTGGACAAACTTAGTCCAAGAGAATTGAGACCTAAGTTCATAGATTTACTGGCATAATGTTATTAATACTCCAGTTCATTTTATCTGTCATccttgtgcttccaaaggtagcTTCTTCCTTTAGCCTTCCAGCCAACCATCCCTGCTCCATTGTAGTATCTTCCTCTCTACTCCTTTCAGCACACTGCTGCACTTATACCCTGTATAACgttttgaaaaatctagcacctccaactaCTACCTCACAATGTGGCAGTGACACAATAGGGTTGGTAGAACTTTCATTCCATTCAAAAGTTGAAGAACATTGGAGTCAGTCACTTTTGTGctggtttattttacattttgttgacTAAAAATAACTTTAGAAAAGAGATTACACCACTTTATGAATATCGCAATTTGCCAGTGCACTAGTATATAACATTTGCCTATTTTGTCGTTTATTTATGCAGAGCCTTAGTTCCTTTTTGTGCACAGGAGAATTTCAGGCATAACCGGCTCTGTATGCAACTAAGAGATATTTCTACTGTTTGGGGTGTGTGGGGCAGAAACCCGTTGCTCATGTCAGAATGAATCAGCAAAATTGTACCCCTTTGtgctctattttatttatttctgcaaCAGATCTGCgtgtatatataacacacacacaccctatataTCTCTAAAACATATTCTTCACTTGATTATCTGTCAGTTCCTAAACATTGCAAAttccaaaaaaaatgtatagaaaagaAAAGGATATCATGGGTAGCAAAGTGAATAATAATTATTACATATTTCTAAAATTGTTCCATAGATTTCTTCTCCTTtataattttctttttgcattcatAAACTCTTTcagtttatttcagttttttgcttttaaattctagagttacttttatgaaaatagttaACAAAAGTTTTTCACTTTTAGGGAACAGTACTAAAGGCAAAAGCATTTTGtatgaacccacactgccctccattacttacctacatTCTATCCATGCAATTTTTCTTCATAGCAAAGCCAGGTGCCTTTATCAAGCAAATACATGTTTAtttctttgctcagcctgaggagcagaaggttgttccatgcaggggcacagagtctgccggtctctttaggaacccagtttatataacttGTTAGACACACAGAATTCTTCATGGAATACAAGATAATTAGCTCATTTTCTATACATGTATTCTTAGTGCTCTGTTAAAATGATAATCATGATAAACACCTCTCTAGGGTATAAGCTCTAAAAAAATCTGTTAAcctaaagtggacctgtcactagtgatgggcgaaaagtttagccaggcatggattcgcggcgaattttcgcgtttcgccattggcggattatttcgcgaaacggatgaaaaatttcagaGCGGAAAAAtccgccgcacgtccaaaaattgtcaaaaaagaatagtcgcgagcgacaaaataataaccgcacgacaaaataatagccgcgggcgacgaaataatagccgtgtgcgacgaaacaatagccgtgcaacaaaacaatagtcgcgggcgacgaaataatagccgcgcgacgaaataatagccgcgggcgacgaaacaatagccatgcgacaatcTGCCatgctcaggcccggatttgtggagaggccacaaaggcccgggcctagggcggcagaagtttaggggcggcatgccgccccaccgcaagaacatttttaaattttgctcccaaacggagcagtcgggacctctccccactgctccgtatgggagttaaaaagagcgttcgcgcatgcgcaatgaggAGCtagcgctttgcgcatgcgcactagggtgcgcgtttgcgcatgcgcatgggggactcccacaggggtggcctcggggcgcaccggatagaaatccggccctggccatgctaggaaataattccagattctcttctattgtgtttgtcacacataataaacttcccttacactgtataaattatataaatcttgttactTTCAGCCATGGATttacacaactacagcaagcaggcaggagccattttgttagtaaggaaaaCATTACaacatgccaaaatcttgtttatgttccagaatggtggacctgatgcccatacactggctacacaatagACTGCAACATGAGAGGGGGAAATtgaggagagcagtgacatctactaagtgctgaatggaaagtgaaagtaattgtctgtgcCGCCTCCATGGCTGGGCAGGCAACATATGATtaacagctgggatttttttcaactttattttttattcacaattaAACATGGGGTAGGGAGTTAAAATCAGTGCAGGGTGTAAAACAATATTCATAAACATCATGAGATTTGATGCGTAAGAGGGAAATAGTTCCATTCCCCAAATAACTGGGGTTATGTATGGGGGAGGAGTGGGGGATCCAGGATGTTGGATGGTGGGAGAGGAAATGCGGTTGGGGTAACAGGTGTCTGTAAATAGAGAGCAGCTGTACCCATCATTTCTGTCTGGATAACTAAGGATATAATTGAAGTGAACCAGAAACCTTGCAGTCCTGCTCAAATAGGTTAGAGGCAAGGAAACTGCACAGCAAGCAGtgagttacatagtaacatagtaacatagtaagctgggttgaaaaaagacatacgtccatcaagttcaaccataatgcctatatataacctgcctaactacaagttgatccagaggaaggcaaaaaaccccatctgaagcctctctaatttgccgcagaggggaaaaaattccttcctgactccaagatggcaatcggaccagtccctggatcaacttgtactaagagctatctcccataaccctgtattccctcacttgataagaatccatccagccccttcttaaagctatataatgtatcagccagcacgactgattcggggagggaattccagaacctcacagctctcactgtaaaaaatcctttccgaatatttagacggaacctcccttcttctaaacggagtgggtgccctcgtgtccgttggaaggacctactggtaaataaaacattagaaaggttattatatgatccctttatatatttatacatagttatcatgtcacctcttaagcgcctcttctccagtgtaaacagacccaacttggccagtctttcccccataactgagactttccataccctttaccagcttagttgcccttctctggaccctctctaactcaatcatgtcccgtttgagcactggagaccaaaactgaacagcatattctagatggggccttaccagcgctctgtaaaggggaagaataaccccctcctcccgtgaatctataccccttttaatacagctcaaaaccttgtttggcccttgcagctgctgcctggcattgcttgctacagccaagtttattatctacaaggactccaaggtccttctccattatggatttgcctagtgcagtcccattaagggtatacggggcttgcatatttttacattcccaggtgcatgaccttacatttatccacattaaatctcatctgccacttagctgcccagattgccagttggtcaagatcctgctgcagggatgtcacatcctggatagaattgactggtctacagagttttgtgtcatctgcaaacactgatacattactcataataccctcccctaagtcatttatgaacaaattaaacaaaagtggacccagtacagaaccctgagggaccccactgaggaccttattccaagtagagaatgtaccattaacaaccaccctctgtacccgatcctgtagccagttttctatccatgtgagTTCCTGGTTCAAATCTAGGCATGATGTTACAACTGTGTGACCATGGTCAGGCCCTGTTGGATCCGGTTGTTTAGGTTGATGCCAGGTGACAACTGGGATTTTTGAATGCTTTAACAATGGGtaagtaataatataatattcaaATTTcccagctgtaatattggtgtgtaggtgccatctcagtgcattgtgcctgagtctgagctttcagccagcgctacacattagaactgctttcagctaacctattgtttctcctactcccatgtaactggaggagtcccaagccggacttggatttcttactattgagtgcttttctgatacctactgggagctgctatcttgctcccttcccattgttctgctgatcggctgctgggagggggggatatcactccaacttacagcacagtggtaaagtgtgaatgaagtttatcagatatAGCCTTACATGTTCCAAGAATAAAGCACTTAAACATAGGGTGTTTCTATTTATCTTACACAAGGCTGCCCATGGGATGATAAAGTGCCTGCTATTTTGGTTGTGGTATGATCCTCCCCTTGGCTGTAGCTCTGGGGCTTTACATTTAATTTCTATATTAATAAGCATCTGTGTATAGTTtttgtttaacctttttactgccagccattttggtcaaagcggaacttgtattgccaaacagttcttgaacattttgcactgtttcactttaggggcctttccgcGGGGGGAATTTTAGTCTACCCAGGAAAacaacaaatcattttttttcaggacaacctaagtttttaaaatatggtagaatttttgtgtaattccaaattctaaatgtctaaaaatgaaaaaaaaacctcaaattttccataatataaacacatactagaaacaaaaattattttatgcatgaaaatacaactgatttggaaagtcccgtgtctcctgaacgtgccaataccatatatatatggttttatggagatttctcacttttataggtcaaaaactcccagcagtacactaccaaatctCCAAAGCACTTCTTCAAAAACGTCCTGGATCTTCAAAAAACCTGCATACTTTAAATTTCAGGGTCAAAAATTACACTAACtaaaggtttatcccagaaaattggacatttttggaaagaacagattctagggaatccagaataggcacaactgtctgtctgcttcaaactatcaagttgcaatattttcctaaagttactggtttttctctaaatttgtgaaatttttaaaaaattgcttcaaagcttccagactatagtatcttatctcctacaggtaataaattaaccaaataaaacaccataaatatgaatgccaggggtccccttaacagtttgatgcccaatatgtataggtttaccaaagaatgtggcatgtacgggccccaatgtgaacatacccccatatgatctatcatttctgtcatttcagctcctgtaaaatcaacacatttacataattatgtgagggataaagctagtaaaaagtacgctcaccccagaaagtaatacatttttggaaagtacacattcccccgaatctaaaatgggtacccgtgtctttctactccaaagtaccaagcctcaaagctagcaattttgatgacatttccaaaaaccCCCTTAAAGCTTCCAATTTGTAGCAttatatctcccacatagcattaggtaccaagataaaactgaatttgaacaccaggggtccaatgaacagtttgatgcccaatatgtataggtttacccaagtatatggcatttaggggccccaatgtaaacatacccccatatgatctatcatttctgttatttcaacttctgcaaaatcaacacatttacatcattatgtgtgggataaagctagtaaaaagtacactcactccaggaagtcatatatttttggaaaataaacattcccctgaatctgaaatgggtacccgtgtctttctactccaaaataccaagcctcaaagcttttctaaaattagcaattttgatgacatttccaaaaatcccctcaaagcttccactttgcagcattttatctcccacatagcattaggtaccaagataaaacagccTAAATGTGAatgtcaggggtccactgaacagtttgataccaaatatatatataggattacctaaaaatgtggcatgtaggggccccaatgggaacatacccccatatgatctatcatttcagctcctgcaaaatcaacacatttacatcctttatgttggataatgctacaaaaaaaagtacactcaccccagaaagccatatatttgtggaaagttcacattcccccgaatctataatgggtacacatttcttttcactccaaagtaccaagatgtaaagctttcctaagtttgcagatttttatgacatttcagaaaaatgacatatcacataaaataaaaaaatcacataaaaatgttgcaatttgcaaatCACCCCatataggaacacctaaggtttactgaacagtttgatgcccaatatgcatagatattccaaagtctgcggtatgtaatgaccccaaaatgaaaatcgcgcatatggatttctcgcctgccagctcagcttttgcacacagagccccctgtcagtgtattatgtgccgtaacaccccctaactatacagagacccccagaaaaccatatagttttggaaagtacacattgtgacaaatccaacaagggtaaagagtcctttctacaccaaagtaccaatctgcaaagctttcccaaaATTAATGGTTTTTCTAACaattcagaaaattgcctaaaaatgttgcaaatttccgcatttatctcacataatttcttgcatacaaaggcaaatcatcccaaataggaacacctaaggtctactaaacagtttgatgcccaatatgcattaatacaccaaagtctgcagtatgtactgacccctgtcagtgtattatgtgcagtaacatcccctaactatacagagacccccagaaaaccatatagttttggaaagtacacattctgatgaattcaaaataggtaaagttatttttgtacaccaaagttacacatggcaaagctatgctaaaaacagattaggaaccttattcagggataaaaatgcgataaaaccacaaaaattatgtaaatcagtgaaacaacaaaataagtcacacaacacgAGTGTAATTAGttgtcagaatatctgatccaatagtcacactgtcaaaatatatagtttttagggaaaagaaacaaaaaacaaagtggtaaaataaaaaaaagtatgtatacatgtatgtacatgtgtaaaagttgtgtgacagtgtgttaattagtgtatataagtgtgtaaaataaaaaataaaacaaaaaaataaaaactattaaattgtgtgctgtaagtgtgtgtgtaagtgcaaaaaaaacctgtCCTGAAGATCGCTGCTCTGTCCTCCATCTGCAGTCCTGGGAGTCCAGGgagcatctgctgcttgtaggttggtcctgcgacaatcgcgtTGGACCggcatgacagcccccctggctcattgcccagggggctgtcatcactacAAACTCCTTTATCTGcaaacgacgtatgagacacatCATTGGCaaaaagcctttttctgccacaacaTATCCCACACATCGTTGGTAGT
The sequence above is a segment of the Xenopus tropicalis strain Nigerian chromosome 7, UCB_Xtro_10.0, whole genome shotgun sequence genome. Coding sequences within it:
- the LOC116412168 gene encoding olfactory receptor 8H1-like; the protein is MASGSQQNVSGFIIQGFSDTPELHISLFVLFLGIYLIILLGNLIIFLVISCNPHLHTPMYIFLQNLSVIDISVPSTVLPNLLHILLTQQNNISFLGCMTQMYVFGSLAASEYFLLTAMAYDRYVAICDPLHYIARMSRKHCAGLITAAFTGGFLDPVGLIVLMSKLSYCASHLINHFFCDFTPLLKLSCSSTFSVELVIYIEGTFLLFNSFLLTLTSYIFIISAILKIQSSEGRQKAFSTCASHLACVITLYGTAFFLYVRPTKSYSLERDKYFSLLYIVLGPVLNPLIYTLKNREFQSSLNKLKRRCISFLFFIS